TATCAAATTGATATCCCACGCATTTAGTCCTGAATTTGCTCCGGTGGTTAGTCCAAACGCCGGGGCGCCATACTGCCAAACAGACATGCCATTTACCACCTGCTCTGTCCAGAGCAGGTTATTTACTTCAAAATCATCCATAAACGGAGGCATCAAAGGTGCAGTAGCAATAAATGGTCTGCATCCGGCAGAAGGCTGAACAGCGGTATTCGCCATTAACGATCCATCCACAGCCATTATATAATAACAAACGGTATCAGTAAAATTTACGGATGGAATATTTCCCACCCAGGTATTTCCCGAAGTATTATTCATGCCTGCAACCTGCTGGGGGCCTCCGTTTACAGTGTAATAGACATAAGCCGTATCCACTCCGCTTGTATCTGTAATTTCAGCGGTTATGGGAAATGGACCTGATGAATACACACTATTCAGAAACAACGGAATTTGGTAGGAAATTACAGGCGGAGTAATTTCAGACAGGGCGCCGGTAACTTTAATATTGTCAAGCAACCAGCCGTATGCCGCTCCCGGGCCGTTGCCATTTCCGTCACTTAGTTTAAAGCGGATTAAAACACCAGCCGCATTTGCGCAAAGGGCCGATAAATCAAATGTTTCATGTTTCCACCATGTATTCGAAGGTGCTGTGGCGTCTTGATTAAATAGCCAGTCGGGATAAGATGCCGAACAGAAACGATTATTGATTGCACCAAATATTCCTGCCCCCAAATAATGAGCACTGGTTACTGCCTGCCAGGTATTACCATTGTTATTGGATACTTCTATACGTGCATTATCCAGAAACTGAATTTTACAGATCTGATCAAACTCCAGAAATACATAGGGGCTGCCCAGTGTACTGAATGAAATTGTGGTAAGCCTTGAAGAATCATTAAGAGCAACCTGATTACGATAACTCAGCAAACCACCAGCCTGATATACTGCGTTGGAACTCCATACCGGATTGCCGGACGAGGCCACAGAATCTGCCGTTTCAAAATCTTCGTGAAAGACGGTTGTCTGTGCCATTAATAGGCTACAAGCGCATAGGGCTAAAACAAGAAGCGTAATTTTTTTTTGCATTTTCAATCTGTGAATTAATTTAATGTATGGCTGATTCTTTTTGTCATTACCGCATTAGCAATACATGCCCAAGCCTCATCTGTACGGCATTTCCGGTACAGCTGCTTTTATAAGAAAGCCGGTACACGTAAACCTCGTTTTCGGCCAGCTTATTGGCATATTTTCCATCCCATCCCATCGGATTCCTTGTTTCAAAAATGAGTTCACCCCAGCGGTTGAATACCATTAAATGAAATTCGGTGATACCGTCGCCCACTGGCGCAAACCAATCATTCAGCCCGTCGCCGTTGGGTGTAAAAGTGTTTGGCACAAACACAATAGCTTCGCCAAGGTTACCGGCAACCGTAATAGTATCTGTTTGCGTACAGGAACCACTAACTGTAGTTACCCAATACTGTCCGGGCTGCGTAACCGTAATTGTGCGGGATGTGTCGCCTGTATTCCATAAATAGAATGTGGCATTACTATCTGCCTGAAGGACTATCCCGTTAAGCTGTCCGCAAAGTGATACATCTGGTCCTAAGCTTAATTGCCCTGCTACTTGTAAGTTGATACTGTCGCTGCTGAAACAGTTTCCGGGTTGGGAGATTACAGTTACCCCATAAATTCCACCGCTGTTTACCAGTAACGTTTGCGTGTTGGCGCCGGTATTCCAGTTCCACACAGCACCGGAATTCTGCGCATCAAGCAGCAAGGTGCTGCCAGGACACAGTATCGTATCCGCCCCCAGGTTTACAACGGGCAACGGATTAACAATAAGCTGCATACTGCTCATGAGCGTACAGGGCGGATGTATGACTGTAACAGAATAAATTCCGGATGCAGTTACCGTAATTGCTGCAGTAGTATCTCCCGTACTCCAGATATACTGACCGGGTACGCCTGCATTAAGTGTAATACTTTGCCCCGCACAAATACTGGTATCCGTAAACACTGGTGCGGCAGTAAATGTGAGCTGCACCGTATCGCTGGCCGAACAAGATGCCGCTGATACAGTAACGCTGTACACACCACTGCTGCCCGGCGAAATGGTTTGCGTAGTGGCACCAGTACTCCAGCTGTAAGTAAAACCGGGATTGCCGGCATCGAGCAAATAATTTTGCTGTGGCGGACAAAGTACGGTATCACTTCCCAAATCAACTACAGGCTGCGGGTACACCGTAATTACAACCTGATGCGTATCGCCCCAAATATCGCAGCGTGTTGAATCAAATGCAATCAACGTTGCGGTGTATGTTCCGGGTTGCGCATACACCCACCCGATAGCTGCTGCTGAGGAGGTATCAGTAGTAACGGATGGATCGCCAAAATCCCAATGCAAACTACCGGTTAAACCACACAAACCGGTTAAGGAAAGTGCAAAATGCACGGTATCGCCAAGGCAAACTGCAGTGTCGCACGTAAAATCGGCCTGAGGAATTGTGGGAATGAATCGCCATAACTCATTACTTCCATTATACATTCCTCCATATACCCAGTAATTCCCGTTGTTATCTACCCACGCCACGCCGCCCCAATGTTCGCCCGGCATTACATTCGGCCCAGGTACCTGATAAGTACCATAAACCCGCTGTCCGGTAAGATCCTCAAAAAGTAATGTCCACTTATTGGTAGCTGCATTATACCGGTACAGTGTGAGGTGTGTGGTTATCAAATTGGCTTCACCGCCATAGGTATAAAACAAATCACAATTGAGTTTATTGGCATTCAGATGCGACTCAAGACTACGCACCGGAAAATCGGTAGCTGAGGGGACACAGATGCCACTTGTTTGCTGATTGGGCAAAGTAAACTGCGGCCCCTGAATTCCCGAAACCCAGGTCCACTCGCCCGTTCCAATATTGTATTTCCATAAATCAAGAAAATCAGCTCCGCAAAAACCGCCGTGTCCGTATATGTATAACTCATCTGCAGATGACTTCCAAGATATATATACATTACGCGGCCCGGGGGTATTTAATGGCGATGGTACATTCTGAATCCCATACACAGGTAACCCGGAGAGCTGAGCCGGGTTACCACTTACCCATTTCCACTGATTAAGCTGTGTGTCATACGTCCACACAAGATCAGAACATCCCGGAACAGTGATATAATTACCTCCGAAGAGCCAAAGATTTCCCAATGTATCGCCCCATCCGCTGTGATGCTCGGTAAAACTGCCGGGCATATTGGTAGGCGCAAAAACATTTTGTGTACCCGGACTGCCATAAGGCAAGAGTGGAAAACCTGGGCCATGCATCCATGCCCATTGATTGATACTTACATCATACTTCCACAAGTTGGGGCTTCCATTTCCTTCAAGCAGCCAGAAATTTCCATCGGCATCTGTAAATTCCGTGTTTCCAAATCCGGCAGATGCCGGATAATAATTTGGCGAAAAAACGCCTTTCTGAATATATGTTCCGAACGAAGTTGAAGACCACATCGGCCCATTCATCCACACCCACATGCCCAGCGAAATATCATACATCCACATGTCTGAAAATGATCCACCACCGCCCTGAGGATCATTGCTCTGACCGCCATGCAGCCAAAGATTGCCTTGTAAATCAACCCAGCGCAATGATTCGTACCTGAAACCGGGAGTATTTGTAGGCGATGGCACTCCCTGTACTCCGTAATTTGCCAACGCATTGGCCGGCTGATTCCCATGCATCCACGTCCATTCACCCCCTTGCTGAGCAGAAAGAAATCCGGCAGAAGTAAGAAAAATCAACAGCCCGAAAAACAACCTGATTAGCTTGTTCATAATTACGATTATGAGATTGTAGTTTCAAACATAGATGCATTTCTTCGGCTAATCTGTTTAGCTGCAAAGCAATTTATCGGACTGAAAAACAGAATTTTAAACCTAATCATATTAGATCAGTCCGCTGTAGCCCGGAATGACCAGGAGGTAGTTGAACCGGTTTCCCGAAAATGGTGTTCTTTGTACCATGTTCGATCCATCCGATACAGAACTTCGGTACTTACTCGAAACGAGTGTGCAGCGTTTCAATACGTTTACATTTATCGAAACCGATCCGGTGAGCATTCCGCATTTGTTTACAGCGCGGGCTGATATTGAAATTGCCGGTTTTCTTGCTGCCACCATTGCCTGGGGCCAGCGGCCGGTTATTTTGCGCAATGCGCTGCAACTCATGCAACGCATGGACATGGCGCCCGCACAATTTGTGCTGCACGCCGATGCGCGCGAGCTGAAACACCTCAATGGCTTTGTACACCGCACATTTAACGGCGAAGATGCGCGCACACTGGTACTGGGTTTGCGGCATCTTTACAAAAAGCACGGCGGGCCGGAAGCGGTGTTTGCAAATGCACTCCGGCAGGGCAACATGGCGCAGGCCATAAGTACATTCCGCGCCGCGTTGCTCGAAAAACCGCATCCTGCACGCAGCCGCAAACACGTAGCCGATCCGGCTGCAGGATCCTCGGCCAAACGTATTAATATGTGGCTGCGCTGGATGGTACGCAGCGATAAAGCCGGCGTTGATTTCGGCCTCTGGAAAAACCTATCGCCCGCCCTGCTCCACTGCCCGCTCGATTTGCATTCGGGCAATGTGGCACGCAAACTCGGCCTGCTGCAACGCACTCAAAACGACTGGAAAGCCGTAGAAGAACTCACCGCCAACCTGCGCCTGCTTGATGCCAAAGATCCCGTGAAATATGACTTTGCACTTTTCGGCTTGGGGGTGTTTGATGGCGTGAAGTAACCTCTTGCCTCGTCTCGACTACGCCTGAGGTGACAAAAGGCTTTAGTTTTTTGAGCACAGCTGTTAACGCCTTCGCTCCGCTTGATGCGACTGATTAATGTGATTTCAAGTCAGTTGTTTTCAAACTAAAGCCGAACCTAACTGACAAGCCTGCATATCACCCATCATTTCAAACTAAATGAGTGCTGTGACTAAAAACTAAAATGCGGCAAACCGGCGGCCTGGTTTTGCGACGGGTGAATGTGCTTAATAAATCAGTAGCCGTATTTATCGCCCCAGCATTTACGAAGGTAAGCGCGTAGTTCGTTTTCGCGGGCCGATTGACCGGGCTCGTAGAGTTTGTGATTACTGAGCGCATCGGGCAAATATTCCTGTTCCCCGAAATTGCCGGTGTGGCTGTGGCTGTAGTCGTACTCGCGGCCGTAGCCTATTTCTTTCATGAGTTTGGTGGGCGCGTTGCGCAAATGCAGGGGCACGGGCAAATCGCCGGTTTGGTTAACCAGCGCCATGGCTTCGTTAATAGCCATGTACGAGGCATTGCTCTTTGGCGAGGAAGCGAGATACGTAACCGTTTGCGCAAGTATGATGCGCGCTTCGGGCATGCCTATGGTGTGTACGGCCTGAAAGCAGTTGTTGGCCAGCAGCAGCGCATTCGGATTGGCATTGCCTACATCTTCCGAGGCCAGAATGAGCAGGCGGCGGGCAATAAAGAGCGGATCTTCGCCGCCAGCCAGCATGCGCGCCAGCCAGTACACGCCCGCATTGGGGTCGCTGCCGCGGATGGATTTAATGAAGGCGGAGATAATGTCGTAATGCTGCTCGCCGGTTTTGTCGTACCGCGCCATGTTCTGCTGCACGTGTTTCAGTACCT
This DNA window, taken from Bacteroidota bacterium, encodes the following:
- a CDS encoding gliding motility-associated C-terminal domain-containing protein; translation: MNKLIRLFFGLLIFLTSAGFLSAQQGGEWTWMHGNQPANALANYGVQGVPSPTNTPGFRYESLRWVDLQGNLWLHGGQSNDPQGGGGSFSDMWMYDISLGMWVWMNGPMWSSTSFGTYIQKGVFSPNYYPASAGFGNTEFTDADGNFWLLEGNGSPNLWKYDVSINQWAWMHGPGFPLLPYGSPGTQNVFAPTNMPGSFTEHHSGWGDTLGNLWLFGGNYITVPGCSDLVWTYDTQLNQWKWVSGNPAQLSGLPVYGIQNVPSPLNTPGPRNVYISWKSSADELYIYGHGGFCGADFLDLWKYNIGTGEWTWVSGIQGPQFTLPNQQTSGICVPSATDFPVRSLESHLNANKLNCDLFYTYGGEANLITTHLTLYRYNAATNKWTLLFEDLTGQRVYGTYQVPGPNVMPGEHWGGVAWVDNNGNYWVYGGMYNGSNELWRFIPTIPQADFTCDTAVCLGDTVHFALSLTGLCGLTGSLHWDFGDPSVTTDTSSAAAIGWVYAQPGTYTATLIAFDSTRCDIWGDTHQVVITVYPQPVVDLGSDTVLCPPQQNYLLDAGNPGFTYSWSTGATTQTISPGSSGVYSVTVSAASCSASDTVQLTFTAAPVFTDTSICAGQSITLNAGVPGQYIWSTGDTTAAITVTASGIYSVTVIHPPCTLMSSMQLIVNPLPVVNLGADTILCPGSTLLLDAQNSGAVWNWNTGANTQTLLVNSGGIYGVTVISQPGNCFSSDSINLQVAGQLSLGPDVSLCGQLNGIVLQADSNATFYLWNTGDTSRTITVTQPGQYWVTTVSGSCTQTDTITVAGNLGEAIVFVPNTFTPNGDGLNDWFAPVGDGITEFHLMVFNRWGELIFETRNPMGWDGKYANKLAENEVYVYRLSYKSSCTGNAVQMRLGHVLLMR
- a CDS encoding TIGR02757 family protein, with the protein product MFDPSDTELRYLLETSVQRFNTFTFIETDPVSIPHLFTARADIEIAGFLAATIAWGQRPVILRNALQLMQRMDMAPAQFVLHADARELKHLNGFVHRTFNGEDARTLVLGLRHLYKKHGGPEAVFANALRQGNMAQAISTFRAALLEKPHPARSRKHVADPAAGSSAKRINMWLRWMVRSDKAGVDFGLWKNLSPALLHCPLDLHSGNVARKLGLLQRTQNDWKAVEELTANLRLLDAKDPVKYDFALFGLGVFDGVK